One Mycolicibacterium sp. TUM20985 genomic window, AGACCAGTGCCGACCGGCAAGGTGAAGTGGTACAGCGCCGAGAAGGGCTTCGGCTTCGTGTCCCAGGAGGAAGGCGAGGACGTCTACGTCGGCTCCTCGGCGCTCCCGGCGGGAGTTCAGGAACTCAAGGCCGGCCAGAAGGTCGAGTTCGGCATCGCCGCGGGACGTCGCGGTCCGCAGGCGTTGAGCCTCAAGGTGATCGAACCGCCGCCGAGCGTCGTGCGGACGCGCCGGGAGGCCACCGCCCCCGAACACAAGCACACGCCCGACGAGTTGCACGGCATGGTCGAGGACATGATCACCCTGCTCGAGGGTTCGGTGCAGCCCGAACTGCGCAAGGGCCGCTACCCCGACCGCAAGACCGCCCGCCGGATCTCCGAGGTGGTCAAGGCCGTCGCTCAGGAACTCGACGCCTAGGCCCTACGGCTGACCCCTGCGGCTAGCGCCGAGTGTGAAGTCGTTATCGGGTTTCCGCCGAAAAGTCGTGCAGAACGTCACGTTCGGCGGGCTCGTAGCCTGCGGCGACTAGCGCGGCGAGGGTGCGGTCGACGATCGTGTGTGGCGCGTAGCGCAGCATGTCGGAGCTGACGCGGATGATCCGCCAGCCCAGAGCCTCGAGTTCGGCCAGCCGATCGATGTCGCGGCGGCGCTGGACGGGGTCGGTCCAGTGCTGGACGCCGTCGTACTCCACGCCGACCAGCCAGTCGATCCAGCCCATGTCGATTCGTCCGACGAAGTGTCCGAACGGGTCGTACACCTCAATCTGCGTCTGCTTGGGGCGCAGACCCGCTGAGGTGAGCACGAGTCGGGTACGAGTTTCCTGCGGGGACTCCGCACCGCCATCCGCCAGATCGATCGCGTTGCGCAGTTGGACGATTCCACGTGCGCCGGGGTGGCGTTCGGCGAGGAGCCCGATGGCCGGCTTCTCGAGCCGGGTGGCCTGCATCAGCGCATCCAAGCGGATGACCGCGTCGGTCAGCTTGCCGCGTCTCCCCATGTCGAATGCGGTCCTCGCCGGCGTCGTCGCGACGACACCACCGACGCTGCAGGATTCGCCATCGGCCAGCCGGTCGCTGTGCAGCACGATCCCAGCGGTGGCGTGGCGGCTGCTGTGGATCAGCTCGGCAGGCTGCGTAGTGTCGATCCACTTCGCCCCGTGGAGGGCCGCCGCGGAAAGCCCGGCGGCCGTCGCCCGACGCCCCGACCATAGCCACGAGGCGATCGCCTTGTCCCTGGCCGTCAATTCGCTGCCGATCGGTATGTATACGTTGCGATGGACGGCGCTGTACTTGGTCGACAACTGGTACCGGTTGACGGTCCCCGCCGCCAGCGCCTCAGTGCCGATGAATGGTGGCATTCTCGTTCGACGCGCCTAGGGTGCCCGTCGGTTCCCTTTGCGTCCCTTTGCGGGCGAGAGTGAACCTGTGCTCGAAGTTGGAGCCGAGAAGCGTGCATATGTTCACGTTGGGCGGGAACAATCGTCTGCGTGGCTTCCTATGTCGAGACCGGCGACTTCAACCGCGATACCAAGTACATCGAGACGCGTATCACCGCGGACGGACTCGACGGGTATCCGGTCGAGCCCGGTCGCTACCGGCTGATCGTCGCCAGGGCCTGCCCGTGGGCCAACCGGGCCATCATCGTGCGGCGGCTTCTCGGCTTGGAAGACGTTCTTTCCATTGGCTTCTGCGGGCCGACGCACGACCAGCGCAGCTGGACCTTCGACCTGGATCCCGGTGGCGTCGACCCGGTCTTGAAGATTCCCCGGCTACAGGACGCCTACTTCACGCGGTTTCCGGGATACGAGAAGGGCATCACGGTGCCCGCGATCGTCGACGTGCCGACGGGCGCGGTGGTCACCAACGACTTTCCGCAGCTGACCCTCGATCTGTCGACCGAGTGGACCGAACACCACCGTCCCGGCGCACCGCAGCTCTACCCGGAACCGCTGCGGGCTGAGATCGACGAGGTGGCCCAGCGGATCTACACCGAGGTGAACAACGGCGTCTACCGGTGCGGCTTCTCGGGCTCGCAATCCGCCTACGATGCGGCCTACGACCGGCTGTTCACTGCCCTGGATTGGTTGACGGAAAGGCTTGCAGCGCAACGCTTCTTGGTGGGTGACACCATTACCGAAGCCGACGTCCGGCTGTTCACCACCCTGGCCCGCTTCGATGCCGTCTATCACGGCCACTTCAAGTGCAATCGGGAGAAACTCGCCGAGATGCCGGTGCTGTGGGCCTATGCCCGCGACCTGTTCCAGACGCCGGGGTTCGGCGACACCACCGACTTCGTCCAGATCAAGAAGCACTACTACGTCGTCCACGCCGACATCAACCCAACGCAGGTGGTGCCCAAGGGGCCCGACCTGGCCAACTGGCTGACACCGCATGGGCGGGAGTCGTTGGGTGGCAAGCCCTTCGGTGACGGGACCCCGCCGGGGCCGACACGTGACGGCGAACGGGTGCCCGCGGGCCACTCAGCGGGCTAAGGCCACACCGTCGCCACCGACCACTCGGCGTGCGGCCAGGGGAACTCGTTGTTCTGCTCGTCGCGCACCAGCGTGGGCAACTGCACGGCGATGCCCGTCAACCGGCCGCGCACTGGGTCGACCGTCGGGATGGTGACGGCCAGCTTCGATCCGGGCCTGAACTCGTCGACGAGGGAGGCGCCGCCTTCGTAGGCGCGGATGAGGATCCACGGTGCGGTGGCGATCGCCGTCGGCACGGACAGCTGAACCGGATCCCGTGTGGTGACGGGTAGTCGGCCGATCGTCTGGGGGATGTCGCACCGGGTGATCTCGAAGACGTCGCAATAGCGGTAGGGGCCGACCCTGACTAGCTGGCCGTGGCTGAAGGCGCTGATCTCGGCATGCTTCGGCGCCGGGGTGCGGGCGAGCCACCACACCAGGGCGCCCGTGCCGCTGGACGCGATGACTGCCACCACCAGGAGGCCGATGAGGGCGCGCTTCATCTGCGCACCGCCGACGCCGTACCGCGGCTCTCCTGCTCGGCGAACACCGGCCGGTTGCCGCCGAGGCCCGGGATCAGCGAATCCCCGCCATTGCTGACGAGCGTCTGCGCCAGCCCGAGGATCAGGAGCGCGGTGATCGCCGTGAAGCCCACCCACAGGTCGGTATAGATGAGCACGCCCATCGCGCCGCCCGCGACCCACGCGAGTTGCAGTAGCGATTCCGACCGTCCGAAGGCCGAGGCGCGGGACCGCTCGGGAAGATCGTCCTGCAGCGAGGCGTCCAGCGAGGCCTTCGCGACGGCGCTGGCACCCGAGGTGACCAGGGTCGCCAAGGCGGCCACCCCGATGTTGCCGAAGACGGCGGTGGCCAGCGCCATGACCGTGACGGCCGTGGCGGCCCGCACCACCAGACGCGACGGGTTGCCGAGTTGGAGGCGGGCGGCGGTGAAGTTGCCGACGAAGTTGCCGATGCCCGCGGCGGCGCCGATCAGGCCGAGGATGCGCAGCTGTTCCCAGCCGCTGGCGTCATGCGACTTGGCGACGAACGCCGGATAGAGGAACAGGAACCCGACCATCACCTTGATGGTGCAGTTACCCCACAGCGAGGTGATGATGTTGCGGCCCAACGGCTGTCGGGTATTCTCCGTGGTCCCAGGCGAGGGCAGCCGATCGAAATGTTCGGTGGCGCCGTGATAGCTCAGCGTGGTGGGCACCTCACCCTCGGTGACCTCCACCCACTTGGGGATGCGCATCGACAGCACCGCGCCGACCACCGTCACCGCGACGCACACGTACAGGGCACCCGGCAGGTGGAAGAGGCCGAACACGTACTCGACACCCGCGGCGATCGCGCCCCCGAGGATGGTGCCACCCAGCAGACCGAACATGGTCAGGCGCGAGTTCACGCGGACGAGGTCGATGGTGGGCGGCAGGACGCGGGGCGTCATGGCACTGCGCAGCACGCTGAACGATTTCGACAGCACCATCATCCCGAGTGCGCACGGGTACAGCACCCAGGGCGGAAAGCTGCCCGTCGCGGGGTCGTAGTTGGCGATGAGGACGACGGCCAGCCCGGTCCGCACGGCGAACGACGTGGCCAGCGCCACGCGTCGGCCGTGCTGCAGCCGATCGAGGGCGGGGCCGATCAGCGGCGCGATGATGGCGAACGGAGCGATGGTGATGACGAGGTACAACGCGACCTTGCTCTTGCTCTCGCCGGAGGCGGCCGCGAAGAACAAGGTGTTGGCCAGTGCCACCGCCATGGCGGAGTCGGCCGCGAAGTTCGCCATCACGGGGTACGTCAGCGCGGTGAGGCCCGACTTGTCGGCGCCGTCGGCGGTGGCGGCCTTCTGGAAGAGCCCGTACATCTTCGAGCCCATTTCGCGGCCGCGTCCCGTCGCGCCGCGCGGCCTGGCCTCCGACGGTCCGACCTCGTCGGCATAGGGGTCGTTCGCGTCGGTGCGCCTGCCGGTGGTGCGCTTGTCGTCCATCGGCGGCAGCCATCTGTTGGCGCTTGACGGGCTGCTCGGGTAGTTCGCCATCCCGGGATGCTCGCCCCGATGACCCCCGGGTGGACGCGGCGGATGGTAGCGGGGGTCGCGCGAGTCATCGGGCCCCGCGGGGGGGTCTCGCCGCGAACCGGTCACGCCGTCGATTCTTCCCCATGTGACGAACCGTCGCCCGCAGGGCGGCCGGTGTGGCTTTGCTCCTAGGTCGTCAGGCAGTATTGACGGCGATGGACAGCATGATCGAACCAGCCGAACCGGCCGCCGACGACCTCGTGGCCGAGCCACCGGAACCGTCGGCGGACGTGACCGGGGTGCTGACGGACGCGCGTGACCTCGCCCGCGCCGCGATCAAGGAGTTCAGTGGCGACGAGGTGGTCGGTGAGTACCTCGGCGTCGCACTCGACGACCCGACCGCCGCGACGCACCGGTTCCTCGCCGCCATGCCCGGATATCAGGGGTGGCAGTGGGCGGTGGTCGTCGCCGCGCATCCCGGGGCCGAACATGCCACCGTCAGCGAGGTGGTCCTGATACCAGGCCCGACGGCGCTGCTGGCGCCGCAGTGGGTGCCGTGGCAGGACCGCGTCCAGCCGGGTGACCTCAGCCCGGGGGATCTGCTCGCCACTCCCGCCGACGACCCGCGGTTGGCACCCGGGTACACGTCGACCGGCGACGAAGAGGTCGACGACCTGGCCGCCGAGGTGGGTTTCGGCAAGAGTCAGGTGCTCAGCCAGTGGGGCCGGATCGAAGCGGCCGAGCGCTGGTACGACGGCGACTACGGGCCGGGTTCGGCGATGGCCCGCGCGACCCGCAAGGTGTGCCGCGACTGCGCCTACTATCTGCCGCTCACCGGGTCCCTCGGCAGGCTATTCGGCGTCTGCGCGAACGAGATGTCCGCCGACGGGCACGTCGTCGCGGGCGAATACGGCTGCGGCGCGCATTCGGACACCCCGAAACCCGCCACCATCGGGTCCCCGATGTTCGATCCGTTCGACGACGGTGTGCTCGACCTGACCCAGCCCGGCGCCAACCAGACCTAGCCCTCGGCGGTTAGTGCAGGCCCCCTTGCGCGCCCCGGGCGCCGCGGCGCACGGCGCGGCGTTGCCACAGGAAGATCGACGTACCCAGCACGCCGACGCCCAGACCGGCCACGGTCACCGGGCGCCACTCGTGAAGACCGGGCACCGTGAAGGCCAGTACCGCCGCGACCAGCCAGCCGACGGCGATCACGGAGATCACGGGCCATGGCGCGAGCAGCATGTCGGGCAGCGCCGGGGGTTCGGGCGCGGTGTCCCTTGGCGGTCGCTGCGGATCGGAGGATGACGCGTCCATTGCGGACCAACCTAATGGATTCGCGACGCGGTGTCGGTACTGTTTGCGTCGTGACCGACCCCGACGCCCGGTTGGCCAGCGACTTGTCGCTGGCGGTAGTGCGGCTGGCGCGCCAACTGCGCTTCCGTCGGCCCGACTCTCCGGTGTCGTTGTCGCAGCTGTCGGCGCTCGCCACGCTCGCCAAGGAGGGCCCGATCACGCCGGGCACCCTGGCCATTCGGGAACGGGTGCGGCCGCCGTCGATGACGCGGGTCATCGCCTCGCTGGCCGAGCTGGGTTTCGTCGACCGCTGCGCGCACCCGGACGACGGGCGGCAGGTGTTGGTGTCGGTGTCCGCGGTCGGCCACGAGTTGATCGATGCCGAGCGCCGCGCCAGTCAGGAGTGGCTGCAGCAGCGGTTGGCGGAACTGGAACCCGAACAGCGCAAGACGCTCCTGGCGGCGGCCGACCTGATGCTCGCGATCGTGGACGAAGGCGCTTGAGCCCCAACGTCGTCGACGTCGATGAACCGTCGGATGCCAGGCTTGACGACTTCCGCGATCTCAACAGCATCGACCGCAGACCCGACCTGCCCAGCGGCAAGGGGCTCGTCATCGCCGAGGGTGTGCTGGTGGTGCAGCGGATGCTGGTGTCCCGCTTCGCGCCGAGGGCCTTCCTCGGAACCGATCGCCGGCTCGGTGAGCTGACCGGCGATCTCGAGCGCACCGACGCACCCTTCTACCGGGCGAGCCCCGAGGTGATGGCCGACGTCGTGGGCTTCCACCTCAACCGCGGGGTGCTCGCGGCAGCGCCACGCCCGCCGGAGCTGTCGGTCGCCGGGGTGATCGACCGAGCCCGCACGATCGCGGTGCTCGAGGGGGTCAACGATCACGAGAATCTCGGTTCGGTCTTCCGCAACGCGGCGGGTCTCGGCGTGGACGCGATCATCTTCGGGCTCGGGTGTGCCGATCCGCTGTATCGCCGGGCCGTGCGCGTGTCGATGGGGCATGCGCTGCTGGTGCCCTACGCCTGGGCGGGTGATTGGCCCGGCGACTTGCAGACATTGCGGGACAACGGTTTTCGGGTCCTTGCGATGACGCCGAATCCCACCGCGCCGACCCTGGCCGCCGCCATGGACGGGTTGGCCGAGAACAAGGTGGCGATCCTCGTGGGCGCCGAGGGCCCCGGTCTCAGCGAGCGGACCATGCGGGCGAGCGACGTCCGGGTCCGGATTCCGATGGCGCGGGGTACCGATTCGCTGAACGTGGCGACCGCTGCAGCGCTGGCGTTCTACGAGCGCGCGCGACGATAAGCTCGCCGGGTGGACGAGGACGCGACGCCCTGGGGGACCGGGCTGACGGTGGCCGCGTTCGTCGCCGCCGTGACGGCCGGCGCGATCATCGTCTTGAGCCTGGGCCTGACCCGGGTGCATCCACTGCTGGCGGTCGGGCTGAACGTGGTAGCCGTCGGTGGGCTGGCGCCGACCGTCTGGGGCTGGCGGTCGCGACCGGTATGGCGTTGGTTCGTCCTCGGCAGTGGGGTCGGGGTCTCCGTGGGCTGGCTGGTGTTGCTCGCGATGGCGGTCGGCACCGCG contains:
- a CDS encoding cold-shock protein — protein: MPTGKVKWYSAEKGFGFVSQEEGEDVYVGSSALPAGVQELKAGQKVEFGIAAGRRGPQALSLKVIEPPPSVVRTRREATAPEHKHTPDELHGMVEDMITLLEGSVQPELRKGRYPDRKTARRISEVVKAVAQELDA
- a CDS encoding endonuclease domain-containing protein, whose translation is MPPFIGTEALAAGTVNRYQLSTKYSAVHRNVYIPIGSELTARDKAIASWLWSGRRATAAGLSAAALHGAKWIDTTQPAELIHSSRHATAGIVLHSDRLADGESCSVGGVVATTPARTAFDMGRRGKLTDAVIRLDALMQATRLEKPAIGLLAERHPGARGIVQLRNAIDLADGGAESPQETRTRLVLTSAGLRPKQTQIEVYDPFGHFVGRIDMGWIDWLVGVEYDGVQHWTDPVQRRRDIDRLAELEALGWRIIRVSSDMLRYAPHTIVDRTLAALVAAGYEPAERDVLHDFSAETR
- a CDS encoding glutathione S-transferase family protein, with the protein product MASYVETGDFNRDTKYIETRITADGLDGYPVEPGRYRLIVARACPWANRAIIVRRLLGLEDVLSIGFCGPTHDQRSWTFDLDPGGVDPVLKIPRLQDAYFTRFPGYEKGITVPAIVDVPTGAVVTNDFPQLTLDLSTEWTEHHRPGAPQLYPEPLRAEIDEVAQRIYTEVNNGVYRCGFSGSQSAYDAAYDRLFTALDWLTERLAAQRFLVGDTITEADVRLFTTLARFDAVYHGHFKCNREKLAEMPVLWAYARDLFQTPGFGDTTDFVQIKKHYYVVHADINPTQVVPKGPDLANWLTPHGRESLGGKPFGDGTPPGPTRDGERVPAGHSAG
- a CDS encoding DUF2771 domain-containing protein, with protein sequence MKRALIGLLVVAVIASSGTGALVWWLARTPAPKHAEISAFSHGQLVRVGPYRYCDVFEITRCDIPQTIGRLPVTTRDPVQLSVPTAIATAPWILIRAYEGGASLVDEFRPGSKLAVTIPTVDPVRGRLTGIAVQLPTLVRDEQNNEFPWPHAEWSVATVWP
- a CDS encoding MFS transporter — translated: MANYPSSPSSANRWLPPMDDKRTTGRRTDANDPYADEVGPSEARPRGATGRGREMGSKMYGLFQKAATADGADKSGLTALTYPVMANFAADSAMAVALANTLFFAAASGESKSKVALYLVITIAPFAIIAPLIGPALDRLQHGRRVALATSFAVRTGLAVVLIANYDPATGSFPPWVLYPCALGMMVLSKSFSVLRSAMTPRVLPPTIDLVRVNSRLTMFGLLGGTILGGAIAAGVEYVFGLFHLPGALYVCVAVTVVGAVLSMRIPKWVEVTEGEVPTTLSYHGATEHFDRLPSPGTTENTRQPLGRNIITSLWGNCTIKVMVGFLFLYPAFVAKSHDASGWEQLRILGLIGAAAGIGNFVGNFTAARLQLGNPSRLVVRAATAVTVMALATAVFGNIGVAALATLVTSGASAVAKASLDASLQDDLPERSRASAFGRSESLLQLAWVAGGAMGVLIYTDLWVGFTAITALLILGLAQTLVSNGGDSLIPGLGGNRPVFAEQESRGTASAVRR
- a CDS encoding DUF3027 domain-containing protein, which translates into the protein MDSMIEPAEPAADDLVAEPPEPSADVTGVLTDARDLARAAIKEFSGDEVVGEYLGVALDDPTAATHRFLAAMPGYQGWQWAVVVAAHPGAEHATVSEVVLIPGPTALLAPQWVPWQDRVQPGDLSPGDLLATPADDPRLAPGYTSTGDEEVDDLAAEVGFGKSQVLSQWGRIEAAERWYDGDYGPGSAMARATRKVCRDCAYYLPLTGSLGRLFGVCANEMSADGHVVAGEYGCGAHSDTPKPATIGSPMFDPFDDGVLDLTQPGANQT
- a CDS encoding DUF2530 domain-containing protein gives rise to the protein MDASSSDPQRPPRDTAPEPPALPDMLLAPWPVISVIAVGWLVAAVLAFTVPGLHEWRPVTVAGLGVGVLGTSIFLWQRRAVRRGARGAQGGLH
- a CDS encoding Rv0880 family HTH-type transcriptional regulator, whose product is MTDPDARLASDLSLAVVRLARQLRFRRPDSPVSLSQLSALATLAKEGPITPGTLAIRERVRPPSMTRVIASLAELGFVDRCAHPDDGRQVLVSVSAVGHELIDAERRASQEWLQQRLAELEPEQRKTLLAAADLMLAIVDEGA
- a CDS encoding TrmH family RNA methyltransferase — encoded protein: MSPNVVDVDEPSDARLDDFRDLNSIDRRPDLPSGKGLVIAEGVLVVQRMLVSRFAPRAFLGTDRRLGELTGDLERTDAPFYRASPEVMADVVGFHLNRGVLAAAPRPPELSVAGVIDRARTIAVLEGVNDHENLGSVFRNAAGLGVDAIIFGLGCADPLYRRAVRVSMGHALLVPYAWAGDWPGDLQTLRDNGFRVLAMTPNPTAPTLAAAMDGLAENKVAILVGAEGPGLSERTMRASDVRVRIPMARGTDSLNVATAAALAFYERARR
- a CDS encoding DUF2537 domain-containing protein, producing the protein MDEDATPWGTGLTVAAFVAAVTAGAIIVLSLGLTRVHPLLAVGLNVVAVGGLAPTVWGWRSRPVWRWFVLGSGVGVSVGWLVLLAMAVGTARG